A window of Leptotrichia wadei contains these coding sequences:
- the clpP gene encoding ATP-dependent Clp endopeptidase proteolytic subunit ClpP yields MSVYSPVVIENDGRGERSYDIYSRLLKDRIIFVSGEVEDGMANAIVAQLLFLDAQDNEKDIVMYINSPGGVITAGLAIYDTMRHIKSDVSTVCVGQAASMGAVLLSAGAKGKRYSLPNSRIMIHQPLGGARGQATDIQIQAKEIERMKEITSKILSEATGKSVEEIYADTERDNFMSPEEAVNYGLIDKIL; encoded by the coding sequence ATGTCAGTATATAGTCCAGTAGTTATTGAAAATGATGGACGTGGGGAAAGAAGTTATGATATTTATTCAAGACTTTTGAAGGATAGAATAATTTTTGTAAGTGGAGAAGTTGAAGATGGGATGGCAAATGCGATTGTTGCACAGCTGCTATTCTTGGATGCACAGGATAATGAAAAGGATATTGTCATGTATATAAATAGCCCAGGTGGAGTAATTACAGCTGGACTTGCAATTTATGATACAATGCGTCACATTAAAAGTGATGTTTCTACAGTTTGCGTAGGACAAGCGGCAAGTATGGGAGCAGTATTGTTGTCAGCAGGAGCAAAAGGAAAAAGATACTCATTGCCAAATTCAAGAATAATGATTCATCAGCCATTAGGTGGAGCAAGAGGACAAGCGACAGATATTCAGATTCAAGCAAAAGAAATCGAAAGAATGAAAGAAATTACAAGTAAAATTTTATCAGAAGCGACTGGAAAATCGGTAGAAGAAATCTATGCAGATACTGAAAGAGACAACTTTATGTCGCCAGAAGAAGCTGTAAATTACGGATTGATTGATAAAATATTGTAA
- the tig gene encoding trigger factor, with protein sequence MAVKKLNETTYEVSAVREGEELKHLKDHVLVHFKDAKVDGFRPGHVPAKVIESKFKKEIEGEILNHIISDEYRKAVAENELKPIADIKLEKYENNDDKVEVVFTIPVLPTFELGQYRGVEVEKENVEVTDETVNEEIERLRESAAKLKEIAEDEEAKNDDVVNINFEGFIDGEAFDGGKAEGYDLTLGSHSFIDTFEDQIAGHKKGDEFDVNVTFPENYGAANLSGKPALFKVKVNSIKRKEEAELNDDLAKELGFDSVEDMNAKTRENITKREETRAENEFKNKVVDAVVSATEVEIPEALVQREIDYQINRFAQQLQMQGINLNQYFQMTGQTMDSMRENAKENAEKAVKTELVLAEIAKDEEIKATDEEVAKEIETLAAMYGLEKDALIADVRKNGNYERFIDETNYRLVNQKTIDLLVNEAKVK encoded by the coding sequence ATGGCAGTAAAAAAATTAAATGAAACAACTTATGAAGTATCAGCAGTTAGGGAAGGAGAAGAATTAAAACACTTAAAAGATCACGTTTTAGTACATTTTAAAGATGCAAAAGTTGACGGATTCCGTCCAGGACATGTACCTGCAAAAGTTATTGAAAGTAAATTCAAAAAGGAAATTGAAGGAGAAATCCTAAATCATATTATTTCTGATGAATATAGAAAAGCAGTTGCAGAAAATGAATTAAAACCAATTGCTGATATTAAACTTGAAAAATATGAAAATAATGATGATAAAGTGGAAGTTGTATTTACAATTCCTGTATTACCTACATTTGAATTAGGACAATATAGAGGTGTGGAAGTAGAAAAGGAAAATGTGGAAGTTACAGATGAAACTGTAAATGAAGAAATTGAAAGATTAAGAGAAAGCGCTGCAAAATTAAAAGAAATTGCAGAAGATGAAGAAGCTAAAAATGATGATGTTGTAAACATTAACTTTGAAGGATTTATAGATGGGGAAGCCTTTGATGGAGGAAAAGCTGAAGGATATGACTTGACATTAGGTTCTCACAGCTTTATTGACACTTTTGAAGATCAAATTGCAGGACACAAAAAAGGGGATGAATTTGATGTAAACGTTACTTTCCCTGAAAATTATGGAGCTGCAAACTTGTCTGGAAAACCAGCTTTATTTAAAGTAAAAGTAAACTCAATTAAGAGAAAAGAAGAAGCTGAATTAAATGATGACTTGGCAAAAGAATTAGGATTTGATTCAGTTGAAGATATGAATGCTAAAACTAGAGAAAATATTACAAAAAGAGAAGAAACAAGAGCTGAAAATGAATTTAAGAACAAAGTTGTAGATGCTGTAGTAAGTGCAACAGAAGTTGAAATTCCAGAAGCATTAGTTCAAAGGGAAATTGACTATCAAATCAACAGATTTGCGCAACAATTGCAAATGCAAGGAATTAACTTGAATCAATATTTCCAAATGACTGGACAAACAATGGATTCAATGAGGGAAAATGCAAAGGAAAATGCTGAAAAAGCTGTGAAAACAGAATTAGTACTGGCTGAAATTGCAAAAGATGAAGAAATTAAAGCAACTGATGAAGAAGTAGCAAAAGAAATCGAAACTTTAGCTGCAATGTATGGACTTGAAAAGGATGCATTAATTGCTGATGTAAGAAAAAATGGAAACTATGAAAGATTTATTGATGAAACAAACTACAGATTAGTGAATCAAAAAACAATTGATTTATTAGTAAACGAAGCAAAAGTTAAATAG
- the clpX gene encoding ATP-dependent Clp protease ATP-binding subunit ClpX, with amino-acid sequence MLAKKKNYCSFCGREEDEVERLVQSPEEDDVFICNECIEDSAELLDSFREYDKNEQNREITLLKPKEIKAKLDEYIIGQEQPKKVLSVAVYNHFKRITHKQQKKTDDDVELQKSNVLLVGPTGSGKTLLAQTLAKTLNVPLAIADATTLTEAGYVGDDVENVLLKLIKAADYDIEAAEHGIIYIDEIDKIARKSENMSITRDVSGEGVQQALLKIIEGTVASVPPQGGRKHPNQEMIEINTKDILFIVGGAFEGLEAKVKDRVNEKRVGFGLETNKTKLDDLTLFENVLPEDLIKFGLIPELIGRLPVITALHGLDEEAMIKILTEPKNSLVKQYKKYFEMENVDLEFDKDAIVEIAQLALKRKIGARGLRSIIESVMTDLMYEIPSKDNVKKVIITKEAVTDKNKVIVE; translated from the coding sequence ATATTGGCAAAGAAAAAAAATTACTGTTCATTTTGTGGAAGAGAAGAAGATGAAGTGGAAAGATTGGTACAGAGTCCAGAAGAGGATGATGTATTTATTTGTAATGAATGTATAGAAGACAGCGCAGAATTATTGGACAGTTTTAGAGAGTATGATAAAAATGAACAGAATAGGGAAATTACGTTGTTAAAGCCTAAAGAAATAAAGGCTAAACTTGATGAATATATTATCGGACAGGAGCAGCCTAAAAAAGTTTTATCTGTGGCGGTTTATAATCATTTTAAAAGAATAACGCATAAACAGCAGAAAAAAACAGATGATGATGTGGAGCTTCAAAAATCTAATGTGCTGCTGGTAGGGCCTACTGGAAGTGGGAAAACTTTGCTTGCACAGACATTAGCAAAAACATTGAATGTACCTCTGGCGATTGCAGATGCGACAACGTTGACAGAAGCTGGATATGTCGGGGATGATGTGGAAAATGTACTTTTAAAATTGATAAAAGCTGCAGATTACGATATTGAAGCGGCAGAACACGGAATTATTTATATTGATGAAATTGATAAAATTGCGAGAAAATCAGAAAATATGTCAATTACACGGGATGTTTCTGGTGAAGGAGTTCAGCAGGCATTACTTAAAATTATCGAAGGGACTGTTGCAAGTGTGCCGCCTCAAGGTGGGAGAAAACATCCTAATCAGGAAATGATTGAAATTAATACGAAGGATATTTTATTTATCGTTGGTGGGGCATTTGAAGGGCTGGAAGCAAAGGTTAAAGATAGAGTTAATGAAAAAAGAGTTGGATTTGGGCTGGAAACAAATAAGACTAAATTAGATGACTTAACTTTGTTTGAAAATGTATTGCCTGAAGATTTGATAAAATTTGGGTTAATTCCAGAGTTAATTGGACGGTTGCCTGTAATTACAGCACTTCATGGGCTTGATGAAGAGGCCATGATTAAAATATTGACAGAACCTAAAAATTCACTTGTTAAACAATATAAGAAATATTTTGAAATGGAAAATGTGGATTTGGAATTTGATAAAGATGCGATTGTTGAGATTGCACAGTTGGCACTAAAGAGAAAAATTGGAGCGAGAGGACTTCGTTCGATTATTGAAAGTGTTATGACTGACTTAATGTATGAAATTCCATCAAAAGATAATGTTAAGAAAGTGATAATTACGAAGGAAGCTGTTACAGATAAGAATAAAGTGATTGTCGAATAG
- a CDS encoding PTS sugar transporter subunit IIA, whose product MGLFDLFKKGNKGEEVKKEFDGKVIAPISGNLLPLSEVPDEVFAQKMIGDGVAIEPTASGVMVAPASGRIEKIFDTNHAFSIVTPAGIEIFVHLGMDTVKLEGKGFERIAEEGAVVKAGDPIVKYDYDFLKANAKSIITPVIISNSDDYSSLNPVESGKAVAGETLVLNVVK is encoded by the coding sequence ATGGGATTATTTGATTTATTCAAAAAAGGTAACAAAGGTGAAGAAGTTAAAAAAGAATTTGATGGAAAAGTAATAGCTCCTATTTCAGGAAATTTACTACCTTTGTCAGAAGTGCCTGATGAAGTTTTTGCACAAAAAATGATAGGAGATGGAGTTGCGATTGAACCAACTGCATCAGGTGTGATGGTTGCACCAGCTTCTGGAAGAATAGAAAAAATATTTGATACTAACCATGCTTTTAGTATTGTAACACCTGCTGGAATTGAAATTTTCGTGCACCTTGGAATGGATACAGTTAAACTTGAAGGAAAAGGGTTTGAAAGAATTGCAGAAGAAGGAGCAGTAGTAAAAGCAGGAGATCCAATTGTTAAATATGATTACGACTTCTTAAAAGCAAATGCAAAATCAATTATTACACCAGTAATAATTTCAAATAGTGATGATTATAGTTCATTAAATCCAGTTGAATCTGGAAAAGCAGTAGCTGGAGAAACACTTGTATTGAATGTTGTAAAATAA
- the lon gene encoding endopeptidase La, which yields MQNKPFIATRELVVFPGVVTPIFIGRQSSLKSLEEAVARFDNKLVLTSQKDANIEEPKFPEDVYETGVLVHIIQTVKMPNGNVKVLVEAKHRVLINQFSKDKNGVDYAEYEEIFSKPIDESKAEALKRKVIDEFSKYAKKTNKVLPDIIYNLKEISSIDKVFDLICTNLMIATDVKQGLLETLDVEERAYKILSILEREIEIFMLEREIENRVKEQMAEVQKNYYLREKIKVMREEMGEGTDSDEELEELDQRVKDAKIPQDLKDKLVKELSRMKKMPDFSAESSVIRTYIETVLELPWEVSTSDEIDIKKAEKILNEDHYGLEEVKERILEFLAIKKLNKTLKGSIICLVGPPGVGKTSLAHSVARSMNRKFTRISLGGVRDEAEIRGHRRTYVGAMPGRIINSLKQVGVNNPVMLFDEIDKMASDFRGDPASAMLEVLDPAQNNSFEDHYIDHTFDLSNVFFICTANDLGGIPGPLRDRMEIISIESYTEFEKLNIAKKYLIPQTQEENGLKDFKISFSDKAVMKIINEYTREAGVRNLRREIGKLFRKIAKEILLSKSDSKKISVSEAKVKKYLGNAKFRIDKVKEKEGKIGVVNGLAWTAVGGTTLEVQAVKMEGKGVLQLTGKLGDVMKESARVAYSYVRHIKNELGIKEKFNETTDVHLHFPEGAVPKDGPSAGITITTAIISVLTNKEVRQDVAMTGEITITGEVLAVGGIKEKVIGAHRVGIRDVVLPFDNKVDTEELPKEIADQMKFYFAKTYDDVKKIVFVNKEVKKVIKKK from the coding sequence ATGCAAAATAAACCGTTTATAGCTACAAGAGAATTAGTTGTATTTCCAGGTGTTGTAACTCCGATTTTTATCGGAAGGCAGTCAAGTTTGAAAAGTCTTGAAGAAGCAGTTGCGAGATTTGACAATAAACTAGTTCTTACGTCGCAAAAGGATGCAAATATTGAAGAGCCAAAATTTCCAGAAGATGTTTATGAAACTGGAGTTTTAGTTCATATTATACAAACAGTAAAAATGCCAAATGGAAACGTAAAAGTATTAGTTGAAGCTAAACACAGAGTTTTGATTAATCAATTTTCAAAAGATAAAAATGGTGTTGATTATGCTGAATATGAAGAAATTTTTTCAAAACCAATTGATGAAAGTAAGGCTGAGGCTTTGAAGCGTAAAGTTATTGATGAATTTTCAAAATATGCTAAAAAAACTAATAAAGTATTGCCTGATATTATTTATAATCTAAAGGAAATTAGCAGTATTGACAAAGTTTTTGATTTAATCTGTACTAACCTTATGATTGCGACAGATGTGAAGCAAGGGCTGCTTGAAACGTTGGATGTGGAAGAGAGAGCTTATAAGATTTTAAGTATACTTGAAAGAGAAATTGAAATATTTATGCTTGAAAGAGAAATTGAAAATCGTGTAAAAGAACAAATGGCAGAAGTTCAGAAAAACTATTATTTACGTGAAAAAATTAAGGTAATGCGTGAAGAAATGGGAGAAGGAACGGATTCTGACGAGGAATTGGAGGAACTTGATCAAAGAGTAAAAGATGCTAAAATTCCTCAGGATTTGAAGGATAAATTGGTGAAAGAGCTTTCAAGGATGAAAAAAATGCCTGATTTTTCTGCAGAATCTTCAGTAATTAGAACATATATTGAAACTGTGCTTGAATTACCTTGGGAAGTTTCTACTAGTGATGAAATTGATATTAAAAAAGCTGAAAAAATTCTGAATGAAGATCATTATGGATTGGAAGAAGTAAAAGAAAGAATTTTAGAATTTCTGGCAATCAAAAAATTAAATAAGACATTAAAAGGTTCGATCATTTGTCTTGTAGGGCCTCCAGGTGTGGGTAAAACATCACTTGCACATTCGGTAGCCCGTTCAATGAACAGAAAATTTACAAGAATTTCACTTGGTGGAGTAAGAGATGAAGCTGAAATTCGTGGACATAGAAGAACTTATGTAGGAGCAATGCCTGGAAGAATCATAAATTCATTGAAACAAGTTGGTGTAAATAATCCAGTAATGTTATTTGATGAAATTGACAAAATGGCTTCTGACTTTAGAGGAGATCCTGCTTCAGCAATGCTGGAAGTTCTAGATCCTGCACAAAATAATTCATTTGAAGATCACTACATTGATCATACTTTTGACTTGTCAAATGTGTTCTTTATTTGTACAGCAAATGATTTGGGTGGAATTCCAGGACCACTTCGTGATAGAATGGAAATTATTTCAATCGAATCATACACAGAATTTGAAAAATTAAATATTGCTAAAAAATATTTAATTCCTCAAACACAGGAAGAAAATGGATTAAAAGACTTTAAAATTTCATTTTCTGATAAAGCAGTTATGAAAATTATAAACGAGTACACAAGAGAAGCTGGAGTGAGAAATTTACGAAGAGAAATTGGTAAATTGTTCAGAAAAATAGCAAAGGAAATACTTTTATCAAAATCTGACAGCAAGAAAATTTCTGTTTCTGAAGCAAAAGTCAAGAAATATTTAGGAAATGCCAAATTTAGAATTGATAAAGTTAAAGAAAAAGAAGGTAAAATCGGTGTTGTAAATGGACTTGCATGGACAGCGGTTGGAGGAACAACTCTGGAAGTGCAGGCGGTAAAAATGGAAGGAAAAGGTGTATTGCAACTTACTGGGAAACTGGGAGATGTAATGAAGGAATCAGCTAGAGTGGCATATTCTTACGTAAGGCACATAAAAAATGAACTTGGAATAAAAGAAAAATTCAATGAAACAACCGATGTTCATTTACACTTTCCAGAAGGAGCAGTGCCCAAAGATGGACCGTCAGCAGGAATTACAATTACAACAGCAATAATTTCAGTATTGACAAATAAAGAAGTTAGACAGGATGTGGCAATGACCGGAGAAATTACAATTACTGGAGAGGTTCTGGCAGTTGGTGGAATTAAGGAAAAAGTAATTGGAGCTCACAGAGTTGGTATAAGAGATGTTGTGCTTCCTTTTGACAACAAAGTTGACACAGAGGAATTGCCAAAGGAAATTGCAGATCAGATGAAATTCTATTTTGCAAAAACTTATGATGATGTGAAAAAGATTGTTTTTGTAAACAAGGAAGTTAAAAAAGTTATAAAAAAGAAATAA
- a CDS encoding saccharopine dehydrogenase family protein, producing the protein MGKKALVIGAGGVSNVVCHKCAQNSEVFSSIMIASRTKAKCDEIKERIEKSKYAGRIEIQTAQVDANNVPELVALINEYKPDIVINVALPYQDLTIMDACLETKTDYLDTANYEPLDTAKFEYKWQWAYKEKFEKAGITAILGSGFDPGVTGVFSAYAQKHYFDEINYIDILDANAGDHGYPFATNFNPEINIREVTANGSYWEDGKWVETEPMEIKRVYNFPQIGEKDMYLLHHEELESLAVNIKGIKRIRFFMTFGQSYLTHLKVLENVGMTSIEPIEFEGKQIVPLQFLTAVLPDPASLGPRTKGKTNIGNIFRGKKDGVEKTYYVYNVCDHQECYKEVSSQAISYTTGVPAMIGAAMVLTGEWKKPGVFNVEEMNPDPFMDALNKFGLPWIEDFNPVLVD; encoded by the coding sequence ATGGGAAAAAAAGCATTAGTAATTGGAGCTGGAGGAGTATCGAATGTAGTTTGCCATAAGTGTGCACAAAATTCAGAAGTGTTTAGTTCGATTATGATTGCTAGCCGTACGAAGGCGAAATGTGATGAAATTAAGGAAAGAATTGAAAAAAGCAAATATGCTGGAAGAATTGAAATTCAGACTGCACAGGTGGATGCTAATAATGTGCCTGAATTGGTGGCATTGATTAATGAATATAAGCCTGATATTGTGATAAATGTGGCTTTGCCGTATCAAGATTTGACAATTATGGATGCTTGTCTGGAAACTAAGACTGACTATTTGGATACAGCGAACTATGAGCCGTTAGATACTGCCAAATTTGAGTATAAATGGCAATGGGCTTATAAGGAAAAATTTGAAAAAGCTGGGATTACGGCTATTTTGGGAAGTGGATTTGATCCAGGTGTTACTGGAGTATTTTCAGCATATGCACAAAAGCATTATTTTGATGAAATAAATTATATTGATATTCTTGATGCAAATGCTGGAGATCACGGTTATCCGTTTGCGACAAATTTTAATCCTGAAATTAATATTAGGGAAGTTACTGCTAACGGAAGTTACTGGGAAGATGGAAAATGGGTGGAAACAGAACCTATGGAAATTAAAAGAGTATATAATTTTCCACAAATTGGTGAAAAAGATATGTATTTATTGCACCATGAAGAATTGGAATCACTTGCTGTAAATATTAAAGGAATTAAAAGAATCAGATTTTTTATGACTTTTGGGCAAAGTTACCTAACTCATTTGAAAGTGCTTGAAAATGTTGGAATGACTTCAATTGAACCGATAGAATTTGAAGGAAAACAAATTGTGCCATTACAATTTTTGACGGCAGTATTGCCTGATCCAGCTTCACTTGGACCTAGAACAAAAGGTAAAACTAATATTGGAAATATTTTTAGAGGTAAAAAAGATGGAGTTGAAAAAACTTACTATGTTTATAATGTATGCGACCATCAAGAATGCTATAAGGAAGTCAGTTCACAAGCGATTTCCTATACAACAGGTGTTCCAGCAATGATTGGGGCTGCAATGGTGCTTACTGGAGAATGGAAAAAACCAGGGGTGTTTAATGTAGAAGAAATGAATCCAGATCCATTTATGGATGCATTAAATAAATTTGGATTGCCTTGGATTGAAGATTTTAATCCAGTATTAGTTGATTAA
- the recJ gene encoding single-stranded-DNA-specific exonuclease RecJ, translated as MKWELKSYDKNYLVSKSSEFGESRLISRLLLNRGINTKEKVQKFLNSDKEDIHNPFLFEDMENAVKRIQKAGKNKEKIIVYGDYDVDGISGVAYLVMMLRKLGLNVDYYIPNRVHKGAGINKHVLTFLKKRDAKLFITVDTSINNLEEILMLKSEGIDIIITDHHRQTGIFENEFENEGKKLGVLVINPKSSKNYPNKFLSGSGVAFKLTDAVYEIFGANKKILYDCLDIIMIGTVADVVPMTDENRFIIKKGLSNLKKTKIKGLKYIINYLKINPKNITTSDIGFFVAPIFNALGRIDNSKIVVNFFIQEDDFKLFSIIEEMKRANKIRRYLENEIYNELEEKIQHLERPKYIFMKSRKWHSGVIGVVCSRISIKYNIPVILVSIKNGYGKASCRSIEGINIFDILKSVSDKLERFGGHDLAAGFLVSEKYLGEIEKYLRYKLARKNRENVQKILYVDAWLNIENLNKRKLNDINRLSPFGLDNQEPNFMDADVSFLNLTKFGINNRHFKGFVKKNNRIISVIGYNLGHKLKTNNFYKKKFKIVYTPIFKSVHSDLFIELKIKDFK; from the coding sequence ATGAAATGGGAATTAAAAAGCTATGATAAAAATTATTTGGTATCAAAAAGTTCTGAATTTGGTGAAAGTAGATTAATTTCAAGGCTTCTTTTAAATCGAGGAATTAACACGAAGGAAAAAGTACAAAAATTTTTAAATTCAGATAAAGAGGATATTCATAATCCATTTTTGTTTGAAGATATGGAAAATGCTGTTAAAAGGATACAAAAGGCTGGGAAGAATAAAGAGAAAATTATAGTTTATGGAGATTATGACGTTGATGGAATTTCTGGAGTAGCGTATTTAGTAATGATGTTGAGAAAATTGGGATTAAATGTGGATTATTATATTCCAAATCGGGTTCATAAGGGAGCTGGGATAAATAAACATGTTTTGACATTTTTGAAAAAACGGGATGCAAAGTTGTTTATAACAGTTGATACGTCGATAAATAATCTTGAAGAAATATTAATGCTGAAAAGCGAAGGGATTGATATAATTATAACAGATCATCATAGACAGACAGGTATTTTTGAAAATGAGTTTGAAAATGAAGGAAAAAAACTTGGGGTTCTTGTGATAAATCCAAAAAGCAGCAAAAATTATCCAAATAAATTTTTATCTGGTTCTGGAGTTGCTTTTAAACTTACAGATGCAGTTTATGAAATTTTTGGTGCAAATAAAAAGATATTGTATGATTGTTTGGATATTATAATGATTGGGACAGTCGCAGATGTTGTACCAATGACTGATGAAAATAGATTTATTATAAAAAAAGGATTAAGTAATTTAAAAAAAACGAAAATAAAAGGTTTGAAGTATATTATTAACTATTTGAAGATAAATCCCAAAAATATAACGACTAGCGATATCGGATTTTTTGTAGCACCAATTTTTAATGCACTTGGAAGAATTGATAACTCAAAAATTGTTGTAAATTTTTTTATTCAGGAAGATGATTTTAAACTTTTTTCAATAATTGAGGAAATGAAGCGTGCAAATAAAATTAGACGTTATTTGGAAAATGAGATTTATAATGAGCTAGAGGAAAAAATACAGCATCTTGAACGTCCAAAATACATTTTTATGAAGAGTAGAAAATGGCATTCTGGAGTAATTGGTGTTGTTTGTTCGAGAATTTCCATAAAATATAATATTCCAGTTATTTTGGTTTCAATAAAAAATGGATATGGAAAGGCATCTTGCAGAAGCATTGAAGGAATTAATATTTTTGATATTTTAAAAAGTGTTTCAGATAAGCTGGAGCGGTTCGGAGGGCATGATTTAGCAGCAGGATTTCTTGTGTCTGAAAAATATTTAGGTGAAATAGAAAAATATTTGAGATATAAACTTGCTAGAAAAAATAGAGAAAATGTTCAAAAGATACTTTATGTTGATGCGTGGCTGAATATTGAAAATTTGAATAAGAGAAAGCTTAACGATATAAATAGACTTTCACCTTTTGGGCTGGATAATCAAGAGCCTAATTTTATGGATGCTGATGTGAGTTTTTTGAATTTGACAAAGTTTGGGATAAATAATCGGCATTTTAAGGGATTTGTTAAAAAAAATAACCGTATTATATCGGTAATTGGATACAATTTAGGACATAAATTAAAAACAAATAATTTTTATAAGAAAAAGTTTAAAATAGTTTATACTCCGATATTTAAGTCTGTTCATTCAGATTTGTTTATCGAGTTGAAAATAAAGGATTTTAAATAA
- the rbfA gene encoding 30S ribosome-binding factor RbfA: MNDRRKKGLEKEISRIIGMTLLTEIKNEKIKNLVTIHKVELTKDGRYLDLTFSILDLKNNVNREKIAEDLNKLKGFFRKKIGSQLTVRFVPEVRIHLDDSVEYGVKIASILSEIKKENSDTE, translated from the coding sequence ATGAATGATAGAAGGAAAAAGGGACTAGAAAAAGAAATTTCAAGAATTATTGGAATGACACTTTTGACAGAGATAAAAAATGAAAAAATAAAAAATCTTGTTACAATTCACAAGGTAGAGCTTACAAAGGATGGAAGATATCTTGATTTGACATTTTCAATACTTGATTTGAAGAATAATGTGAATAGGGAAAAAATTGCTGAAGATTTGAATAAGTTAAAGGGATTTTTTAGAAAAAAAATTGGTTCACAATTAACAGTTAGATTTGTTCCAGAAGTGAGAATTCATTTGGATGATAGTGTTGAATATGGTGTAAAGATAGCTTCAATATTAAGTGAAATAAAAAAAGAAAATAGTGATACTGAATAG